From one uncultured Bacteroides sp. genomic stretch:
- a CDS encoding prephenate dehydrogenase/arogenate dehydrogenase family protein: MRILILGAGKMGSFFTDVLSFQHETAVFDVNPQQLRFVYNTYRFTTLEEIKEFEPELVINAVTIKYTLEAFRQVIPVLPKDCILSDITSVKTGLRKFYQESGFRYVSTHPMFGPTFASLSNLSSESAIIISESDHLGKVFFKDLYSTLGLNIFEYSFDEHDDTVAYSLSIPFVSTFVFAAVMKHQEAPGTTFKKHMAIAKGLMSEDDYLLQEILFNPRTPAQVENIRRELKEILEIITNKDADRLKKYLTKIRKNIQ, translated from the coding sequence ATGAGAATATTAATTCTTGGAGCCGGGAAAATGGGTTCCTTCTTTACAGATGTATTAAGTTTCCAGCACGAAACAGCTGTGTTTGATGTTAATCCACAACAACTCCGGTTTGTGTATAACACCTATCGCTTCACCACACTGGAAGAGATTAAGGAGTTTGAACCGGAACTTGTAATCAATGCGGTTACCATTAAATACACTCTCGAAGCTTTCAGACAAGTTATACCTGTATTACCCAAAGATTGTATATTAAGTGACATCACCAGTGTAAAGACCGGATTAAGAAAGTTCTATCAGGAAAGCGGCTTCCGCTATGTATCCACACACCCCATGTTTGGTCCTACATTCGCCAGCCTCAGCAACCTTTCCAGTGAAAGCGCCATCATTATTTCGGAAAGCGATCATCTGGGGAAAGTATTCTTCAAAGACCTGTACAGCACTCTTGGACTGAATATCTTTGAATATTCCTTTGATGAGCACGATGATACTGTTGCATATTCACTATCAATCCCATTTGTTTCAACATTCGTCTTTGCAGCGGTAATGAAACATCAGGAAGCACCAGGCACCACATTCAAGAAGCACATGGCCATAGCCAAAGGTTTAATGAGTGAAGACGATTATCTGCTTCAGGAAATTCTTTTCAACCCTCGTACTCCGGCACAAGTGGAGAATATCCGCAGAGAGCTGAAAGAGATTCTGGAAATTATTACCAATAAGGATGCTGACAGATTGAAGAAGTACCTGACTAAAATTAGAAAGAACATTCAATAA
- a CDS encoding bifunctional 3-deoxy-7-phosphoheptulonate synthase/chorismate mutase type II, translated as MELESILLPGVEAKRPIVIAGPCSAETREQVMETAKQLASKGIKIFRAGIWKPRTKPGGFEGVGVEGLSWLEDVKKETGMYVSTEVATAKHVEEALKHNIDILWIGARTSANPFAVQEIADALQGVDIPVLIKNPVNPDLELWIGALERLHNAGLRRLGVIHRGFSTYDKKIYRNLPQWHIPIELRRRIPNLPIFCDPSHIGGKRELIASLSQQAMDLNFDGLIIESHCNPDVALSDASQQITPDILDYILNMLVIRKETQTTESLAELRRQIDDCDNSLIEILAKRMRISREIGTFKKEHNMTVLQSGRYDEIISKRGAQGKEFGMDSEFMKTVFEAIHEESVRQQMEILNK; from the coding sequence ATGGAATTAGAATCTATTTTATTACCAGGCGTGGAAGCAAAACGCCCAATCGTAATTGCTGGTCCATGCAGTGCTGAGACCAGAGAACAGGTTATGGAAACTGCCAAGCAATTGGCAAGTAAAGGAATCAAGATTTTCCGCGCAGGAATCTGGAAGCCTCGTACCAAACCGGGAGGCTTTGAGGGTGTAGGTGTAGAAGGACTCTCTTGGTTAGAAGATGTAAAAAAAGAAACCGGTATGTACGTTTCTACAGAAGTAGCAACAGCTAAACATGTGGAAGAAGCGTTGAAACATAACATTGACATACTATGGATCGGAGCCCGTACTTCAGCGAATCCTTTTGCCGTACAGGAAATTGCAGACGCACTGCAAGGTGTAGATATTCCTGTTTTAATTAAGAACCCGGTAAATCCTGATCTGGAATTATGGATTGGTGCCCTGGAACGTCTTCACAACGCAGGATTAAGACGTCTGGGAGTAATTCACAGAGGATTCAGCACATACGACAAGAAGATATACCGTAACCTTCCTCAATGGCATATTCCAATAGAATTACGTCGCCGCATTCCTAATCTTCCTATCTTCTGTGATCCTAGCCACATTGGCGGAAAGCGTGAACTTATTGCCTCATTGAGCCAGCAGGCAATGGATTTGAACTTTGACGGACTTATCATCGAGTCACACTGCAATCCTGATGTTGCTCTAAGTGATGCTTCTCAGCAAATAACACCAGATATTTTGGATTACATCCTCAATATGTTGGTTATCCGTAAGGAGACACAGACAACAGAAAGTCTTGCCGAGCTTAGAAGACAGATTGATGACTGTGATAATTCACTGATCGAAATTTTAGCAAAGAGAATGAGAATCAGCCGTGAGATAGGTACATTCAAGAAAGAGCACAACATGACTGTTCTTCAATCTGGCCGCTATGATGAAATCATATCTAAACGAGGAGCACAAGGAAAAGAATTTGGTATGGATAGTGAGTTTATGAAAACTGTATTCGAAGCAATCCATGAAGAGTCAGTGCGTCAACAAATGGAAATACTAAACAAATAA
- a CDS encoding DUF1653 domain-containing protein, with the protein MDKERYFLHFKGGLYKMITVAKDSETLERMVVYQALYGEKGFWVRPEKMFFEKVLRDGVEIPRFKEITKEEMMDLSQKADRY; encoded by the coding sequence ATGGATAAAGAAAGGTATTTCCTCCATTTCAAAGGAGGATTGTATAAGATGATAACTGTTGCCAAAGATAGTGAAACCTTAGAACGTATGGTTGTTTATCAGGCTTTATACGGTGAAAAGGGATTCTGGGTTCGTCCTGAGAAAATGTTTTTTGAAAAAGTGCTCAGAGACGGTGTTGAGATTCCTCGGTTTAAGGAAATAACGAAGGAAGAAATGATGGATCTATCTCAAAAGGCGGATAGATATTGA
- a CDS encoding glucoamylase family protein: MINFSKIKIPELIQFKESSEEQPLRGELFNVEQLAHYAQVLASDQQKICEDGEDFLLEKLNYNDTVLRDYNRLILAVKRPRNITPAAEWLVDNFYLIEEHIQLARRHFSKKYSRQLPILYKGQSKGLPRIYEIVLELISHTDAQIDVESLYAFFKAYQTDSTLKLGELWAIPIMLRLALIENLYRIVSRLKVNQAHRDMANLWVDKLQHMAGTSPSKLVEILADMAKSDIPLSSAFVFEFCQRLSSQNPMLHMARSWLEQRLAESGLSIEELIHDESQDQAANQLSVSHSIGSLRFLGTTDWQIFVEKLSIVDRTLRNDPEGTYCIMDFPTRDRYRHVIEELARRSPFSEVEVAQKAIKLAKDAFVQKLDKRNAHVGFYLIGDGKASLMKEAKVKSSFGTVVENSIHRFPLVFYVGFITLFTLFGTFGFVKILQSLGNFVVDWESITLVIIFLFCVSQLALALVNWIAMLIVSPNLIPRLDFSEGVSSNCRTIVVVPTMLSNKDSVDKLIENMELCFLSNRDRYLHFALLTDFNDAANEVMPMDDFLLERARFRVERLNKKYAAGCNNVFFLFHRPRRWNPGEGKWMGFERKRGKLMELNSFLRGGSTDAFSLIEGETSILASVKYVITLDTDTQLPWGSARKLIGAMAHPLNRPEFDPKHNVVVKGYGILQPRIAVSLVSSRYSLYVRLFSGDAGIDPYTRVVSDVYQDIFCEGSFIGKGIYDVDAFEQALAGRFPQNRILSHDLLESTYVRSGLISDIEMYESYPSGYNMDANRHYRWIRGDWQIARWLMPRVPVSGKKKERNPISGLAKFKIFDNLRRSLVSPALLLLLTGFCLFFPQSTWIGPLLVLIIAALPIIIGMSISVFRKSIDQSWSLHLREVFQNGERQLGQVLLSLALLPYDAFLCTNAVLRTLFRLILSHKHLMQWQNSIDAQRTANNSLLGYYTLMWFAPVFAMIGGVLLSFLQPATLPYSLPVLLVWFTAPYFVWWISCPIKLHIPELSSEQTLLLHRIARKTWHFFETFVNAQESWLPPDNFQEIPVPTIASRTSPTNIGLSLLANLAAFDYGYLPAGKVMERTNQTFATMGKLKKYRGHLFNWYNTRTLEPLSPLYVSSVDSGNLAGHLLALSQGLKELREAPIYSPDIFAGLIDTVRVLKQLAGKNVALQQLERELENTPPNTVQAAYNLLKSIASQINNIISSLDSSNVELQTWGQTLKLNYEEHLEELLALAPWVEIDYLLHKVSLSESIEMILTKFEIFDKVPTLSEVARFEKTICPLLETELIKLSEVNDLSRKEETDFVSILLHCLHKAARHAIQRKQMLKSIIHQSENFARMDFTFLFDASKKLFLIGYNVTEQRADAGCYDLLASEARLCSYVAIAQGQVPQEHWFSLNRLLIVSKGQPALLSWSGSMFEYLMPLLVMPSFDNTLLDQTCKTAVQEQIEYGKKLGVPWGMSESGYNRTDVHLNYQYRAFGVPSLGLKRGLSEDLVIAPYATVMALMVAPRKACENMQRLSAEGKESTYGYYEAIDYTPSHLRPHVSSENICSFMAHHQGMSLLSLVNLMKGGSMQRRFMSCPMLKAAELLLQERIPQSVTASVIPDDSKFELEGLHPLLVDSSEIMRIFKDTTIDPEVHLLSNGRYHVMVNNAGGGYSRWNNLAVTRWREDATSDNLGMFVYLRDSDTGEFWSTAYQPTLRTIKGYEAIFTQAYAEFRQRQSGLEVHTTICVSPEDDIELRRIKLTNHSHVPRNIELTTYSEVVIAPQGADEAHPVFSNLFVQTEFAPSSSSIFCTRRARSQEETVPHLLHLMLVQGEQQGSLSCETDRSRFVGRGRSLANPLAMRSTGDLSGCTGSVLDPIISLRRTVTIQPGKSVTLYIALGMAETRGSILALSDKYQNTRMVDRAFELAWTHSQVVLHQLNVTETEAQSYSKLASSLIYANPLLRAAQGVLKSNRRGQNALWGYSISGDVPLVLLRISDAKGLDLVRQISLAHAYWRMKGITVELIILNEDVSVYRQFIYDEIINLISSGIEAPLLEKPGGIFIRRIEQVPREDVLLLQATARIVLDDKQGMLAEQLETLKIPELMVPTLIPSRTALPEILEPLQTRDLIFTNGLGGFTRDGHEYVITLQPGQTTPAPWCNVLANNQFGTVISESGGSYTWAENSHEFRLTPWNNDPVEDPSGEAFYIRDEQTGQFWSPTPLPARGATPYVIRHGFGYTVFEHSEFGIDSELWIYVAMDAPVKFAVLKLYNKSGRSRRLSVTGYYEWVLANMRQKSLLHVQTEIDVKTGALFARNFYNPDFAGRVAFVDVGEARTLSGDRKEFIGQNGNLSHPAAMKHTRLSGKVGAGLDPCGAVQVVFDLADGQDRETRFRLGFANNKEEMRQLVLRFQKTGATREALEEVWAYWNHTLGTINVDTPDPSVNVMANGWLLYQTLSSRIWARSGFYQSGGAYGFRDQLQDVMALVHAEPAITRKQILRAAAHQFHEGDVQHWWHPPLGRGVRTHFSDDYLWLPYVTCKYVSCVADTGILDEIIPFIEGRTLRSDEESYYDMPGRSDESATLYEHCVRSIKNGLRFGSHGLPLIGCGDWNDGMNLIGKEGRGESVWLAFFLYDVLTKFSKIAILRNDNDFAESCLAHAHDLQLNIELHAWDGEWYRRAYFDNGEPLGSKINQECCIDSLPQSWSVISGAGNLRRTVQAMDQVNKQLVNRNDNLIQLFTPPFDKSILNPGYIKGYVPGVRENGGQYTHGAIWAAMAFALMGQTERSWELFGLLNPVQHGKTAEQIAIYKVEPYVVAADVYACAPHTGRGGWTWYTGSSSWMYRLLVEMLLGVNRLGNKLNLLPLLPQNWNSYKVHYRFGKTVYHITFNRITDDSLSRLILDGKELSEKTVLPLEDDLKEHFVEMWL; this comes from the coding sequence ATGATTAATTTCTCAAAAATTAAGATCCCTGAATTAATACAATTTAAAGAAAGTTCAGAAGAGCAACCTCTGCGTGGAGAATTATTCAATGTGGAGCAGTTAGCTCATTATGCTCAGGTGCTTGCTTCCGATCAGCAGAAAATCTGTGAAGACGGAGAAGATTTTCTGCTTGAGAAACTGAACTATAATGATACAGTGTTGCGTGATTATAACCGTTTAATCCTTGCTGTCAAGAGGCCGCGGAATATCACACCTGCTGCTGAATGGTTAGTGGATAATTTTTATCTCATTGAAGAACATATTCAGCTCGCCAGACGCCATTTTTCAAAAAAGTATAGTAGACAATTACCTATTCTCTACAAGGGGCAGTCAAAAGGTCTTCCACGCATTTACGAAATAGTACTTGAACTCATTTCGCACACGGATGCACAGATTGATGTTGAATCACTTTATGCATTTTTTAAAGCTTACCAAACTGACTCGACTTTAAAACTGGGAGAGTTATGGGCTATCCCGATAATGTTGAGGCTGGCGTTGATAGAGAATCTTTATCGCATTGTTTCACGTCTTAAAGTGAATCAAGCCCATCGCGATATGGCTAATTTGTGGGTAGATAAACTTCAGCACATGGCAGGGACAAGCCCGTCAAAGTTAGTGGAGATACTGGCTGATATGGCCAAATCTGATATTCCACTGAGCAGTGCTTTTGTCTTTGAATTTTGCCAGAGATTATCGTCTCAGAATCCGATGTTGCACATGGCACGCAGTTGGCTTGAACAACGATTGGCTGAGAGCGGTTTGTCCATTGAGGAATTAATACATGACGAGAGTCAAGATCAGGCTGCTAATCAGTTGTCTGTGAGTCATTCTATAGGAAGCCTTCGTTTCCTTGGAACCACAGATTGGCAGATTTTTGTTGAGAAATTGAGCATTGTTGATCGTACTTTGCGTAACGATCCTGAAGGTACATATTGTATTATGGATTTTCCCACGCGGGATCGTTACCGTCATGTGATTGAAGAACTTGCCAGGAGAAGCCCTTTCTCAGAGGTAGAAGTAGCCCAAAAAGCAATCAAATTAGCTAAAGATGCCTTTGTACAGAAGCTTGATAAACGGAATGCACATGTAGGCTTCTATTTGATTGGAGACGGAAAAGCGTCTTTGATGAAGGAAGCTAAAGTAAAAAGTTCTTTTGGAACAGTCGTTGAAAATTCCATTCACCGCTTTCCTTTGGTTTTCTATGTAGGCTTTATTACACTATTTACACTGTTTGGTACTTTTGGTTTTGTGAAGATATTGCAGTCTCTTGGGAATTTTGTTGTTGATTGGGAATCTATAACTCTAGTAATTATTTTCCTTTTTTGCGTTAGTCAGCTGGCTCTTGCTTTAGTTAACTGGATTGCCATGTTGATTGTAAGTCCCAATTTGATTCCCCGTCTCGATTTTTCCGAAGGTGTTTCATCGAACTGTCGCACCATAGTCGTTGTACCTACCATGTTATCTAATAAGGACTCCGTTGATAAACTCATTGAGAATATGGAGCTCTGTTTTCTTTCCAATCGTGACCGTTATCTTCATTTTGCCTTGTTGACTGATTTTAATGATGCTGCCAATGAAGTGATGCCTATGGACGATTTCTTGCTTGAACGAGCGCGGTTTAGGGTTGAAAGACTGAATAAAAAATATGCTGCCGGATGCAATAATGTTTTCTTTTTATTCCATCGTCCGCGTCGCTGGAATCCAGGTGAAGGTAAATGGATGGGATTTGAACGTAAAAGAGGTAAGTTAATGGAGCTCAATTCTTTTCTTAGAGGTGGCTCTACCGATGCTTTCTCGCTGATTGAAGGTGAAACATCAATTCTTGCATCTGTTAAATATGTTATTACACTTGATACTGATACGCAATTACCATGGGGTAGTGCGCGAAAATTAATTGGAGCGATGGCACACCCTCTGAACCGTCCCGAGTTTGACCCTAAACACAACGTTGTTGTCAAAGGTTACGGCATTCTTCAGCCACGCATAGCGGTAAGTCTGGTAAGCAGTCGATACTCCTTATATGTACGTCTTTTTTCGGGTGATGCAGGAATTGATCCTTATACGCGCGTAGTTTCTGATGTATATCAGGATATTTTTTGCGAGGGTTCTTTTATAGGTAAAGGGATTTATGATGTAGATGCTTTTGAGCAAGCTTTGGCTGGAAGATTTCCTCAGAATAGAATTCTTAGTCATGATTTACTGGAATCAACTTACGTACGTTCGGGTCTTATTAGCGATATAGAGATGTACGAGTCTTATCCATCAGGTTACAACATGGATGCCAACCGTCATTACCGTTGGATTCGAGGGGACTGGCAAATTGCAAGATGGCTAATGCCTCGTGTCCCTGTGTCTGGTAAAAAGAAGGAACGTAATCCTATATCTGGATTGGCCAAATTTAAAATATTCGATAACCTTCGTCGAAGCCTTGTATCACCGGCACTGTTACTTCTTTTGACAGGCTTCTGCCTGTTTTTCCCTCAAAGTACATGGATCGGTCCTCTGCTTGTGCTCATCATTGCAGCATTACCTATCATAATAGGAATGTCTATTAGTGTTTTTCGCAAATCAATCGACCAGTCATGGTCGCTTCATCTGCGGGAAGTCTTTCAAAACGGAGAACGACAGTTGGGACAAGTTCTGCTTTCATTGGCGTTGTTACCTTACGATGCTTTCTTGTGTACAAATGCAGTACTGCGTACCTTGTTTCGTTTGATTTTATCACATAAGCATTTGATGCAGTGGCAAAACTCTATAGATGCTCAACGAACTGCAAATAATTCGCTTTTAGGTTATTACACCCTAATGTGGTTTGCTCCTGTTTTTGCAATGATAGGTGGTGTACTTTTATCTTTTTTACAGCCGGCTACACTACCATACTCACTCCCTGTTTTACTTGTTTGGTTTACGGCTCCCTATTTTGTTTGGTGGATTAGCTGTCCAATAAAGTTGCATATTCCAGAGCTTTCAAGTGAACAAACACTTTTGTTACATCGGATTGCTCGTAAAACATGGCATTTCTTTGAAACTTTTGTTAATGCTCAAGAAAGTTGGCTTCCTCCCGACAACTTTCAGGAAATACCTGTACCCACGATTGCTTCCCGCACATCGCCTACTAATATTGGGCTTTCATTGTTAGCTAATCTGGCAGCATTTGACTATGGATATCTGCCTGCAGGCAAGGTGATGGAGCGTACAAATCAAACCTTTGCAACGATGGGAAAACTCAAGAAGTATCGCGGGCATTTATTTAACTGGTACAACACACGAACTCTTGAACCGCTTTCTCCGTTGTATGTGTCGAGTGTGGATAGTGGTAACCTTGCCGGGCATCTGCTTGCACTCAGTCAGGGGCTCAAGGAGTTAAGGGAAGCTCCGATTTATTCACCGGATATTTTTGCCGGACTGATTGATACGGTGCGGGTTTTAAAACAGCTTGCTGGTAAAAATGTGGCTTTACAGCAACTTGAAAGAGAGTTGGAAAATACGCCTCCTAATACAGTACAAGCTGCATATAACTTACTTAAATCCATTGCTAGTCAGATAAATAATATAATTTCATCGTTAGATTCTTCAAATGTAGAATTACAGACATGGGGACAAACATTGAAACTAAATTATGAAGAACATTTGGAAGAACTGTTGGCTCTTGCTCCATGGGTTGAAATTGATTATTTGCTTCACAAAGTGAGCTTATCAGAAAGTATAGAAATGATTCTTACTAAATTTGAGATATTTGATAAAGTGCCTACATTGAGTGAAGTTGCCCGTTTTGAAAAAACTATTTGTCCATTATTAGAAACCGAATTGATCAAACTTTCCGAAGTTAATGATCTATCAAGAAAAGAAGAAACTGACTTCGTCAGTATATTGTTGCATTGTCTTCATAAAGCTGCCAGGCATGCTATTCAGAGGAAACAAATGCTTAAATCAATAATACATCAAAGTGAAAACTTTGCACGAATGGATTTCACTTTCCTTTTTGATGCTTCGAAAAAGTTATTTTTAATAGGGTATAATGTTACTGAACAGCGTGCAGATGCAGGTTGTTATGACCTACTTGCTTCCGAAGCCAGGCTTTGCAGTTATGTAGCTATAGCACAAGGACAGGTGCCTCAGGAACATTGGTTCTCGCTTAATCGTCTGTTAATTGTTTCTAAGGGGCAACCAGCATTACTTTCATGGAGTGGTTCTATGTTTGAATACTTGATGCCTTTACTGGTGATGCCAAGCTTTGATAATACTTTACTTGACCAAACTTGTAAGACTGCGGTACAGGAACAAATAGAATATGGCAAAAAACTTGGTGTGCCATGGGGCATGTCCGAGTCGGGATACAACCGTACGGATGTCCATCTGAATTATCAGTATAGGGCATTCGGTGTGCCTAGCCTTGGTTTAAAGAGGGGATTGTCTGAAGATTTGGTTATTGCTCCTTATGCCACAGTAATGGCACTGATGGTGGCCCCACGGAAGGCCTGCGAAAATATGCAACGCCTATCTGCTGAAGGAAAAGAAAGTACTTACGGTTATTATGAGGCGATAGATTATACTCCGTCACATCTTCGTCCGCATGTTTCAAGTGAGAATATCTGTTCTTTCATGGCACACCACCAGGGAATGAGCCTTTTGTCACTGGTTAACCTGATGAAAGGTGGCTCAATGCAACGACGCTTTATGTCTTGTCCGATGCTTAAAGCTGCTGAGCTGCTATTGCAGGAACGTATTCCTCAAAGCGTTACTGCGAGCGTAATTCCTGACGATTCGAAATTTGAACTTGAAGGCTTGCATCCACTTCTTGTGGATAGTTCCGAAATAATGCGCATATTCAAGGATACTACTATAGATCCCGAGGTACATTTATTATCCAACGGCCGTTATCATGTAATGGTGAACAATGCCGGAGGAGGGTATAGCCGCTGGAATAATCTGGCCGTCACACGCTGGCGTGAAGACGCTACATCTGACAACTTGGGTATGTTTGTTTATTTGCGTGACAGTGATACCGGCGAATTCTGGTCAACTGCATATCAACCGACTTTGCGTACAATAAAAGGCTATGAGGCTATATTTACCCAGGCTTATGCTGAATTTCGTCAACGTCAGTCGGGTCTAGAGGTTCATACAACTATTTGTGTCTCTCCGGAAGATGATATCGAATTGAGGCGTATTAAACTAACCAATCATTCACATGTACCTCGCAACATTGAACTTACTACTTACAGCGAAGTGGTAATAGCACCTCAGGGGGCTGATGAGGCCCACCCTGTTTTTAGTAATCTATTCGTGCAAACGGAATTTGCACCTTCTTCTTCTTCTATATTCTGCACACGTAGAGCGCGGTCGCAAGAAGAAACAGTACCTCACCTGTTACATCTGATGCTGGTGCAAGGCGAACAACAAGGAAGTCTTTCATGCGAAACTGACCGTTCTCGTTTTGTAGGTCGAGGACGTTCTTTAGCAAACCCTCTGGCAATGAGAAGTACAGGGGATTTGTCAGGATGTACTGGTTCGGTGCTTGACCCAATCATTTCATTACGCCGTACAGTAACCATTCAGCCGGGCAAATCCGTAACGCTATACATTGCATTGGGTATGGCTGAGACAAGAGGCTCCATACTGGCCTTATCAGATAAATATCAAAATACTCGTATGGTTGACCGTGCTTTTGAACTGGCATGGACACATAGCCAGGTCGTATTACATCAACTTAATGTGACTGAAACAGAAGCTCAAAGTTATAGTAAACTTGCCAGTTCCTTGATATATGCTAATCCATTGCTTCGTGCTGCTCAAGGGGTGTTGAAAAGTAACAGACGTGGGCAGAATGCTCTTTGGGGATATAGCATATCTGGTGACGTTCCTTTGGTATTGCTACGTATTAGTGATGCTAAAGGACTCGACCTGGTACGGCAGATTTCTCTGGCGCATGCATACTGGCGTATGAAGGGAATTACTGTTGAACTGATAATCCTGAACGAGGATGTTTCTGTGTATCGTCAGTTTATTTATGATGAAATTATTAATCTTATTTCATCAGGTATTGAGGCTCCTTTACTTGAAAAACCAGGTGGCATTTTTATTCGCAGAATAGAACAAGTGCCTCGTGAAGATGTACTTTTGCTGCAAGCGACTGCCCGCATTGTCTTGGATGACAAGCAAGGCATGCTGGCTGAGCAACTTGAAACTCTCAAAATTCCTGAATTAATGGTTCCCACTTTAATTCCTTCGCGAACAGCGTTGCCCGAAATTCTGGAACCGCTTCAAACGCGAGACTTGATTTTTACAAATGGCCTTGGTGGATTCACACGAGATGGGCACGAATATGTTATAACGCTTCAGCCGGGACAAACAACGCCTGCGCCGTGGTGTAATGTGTTGGCCAATAACCAGTTTGGAACAGTGATTTCTGAGAGTGGAGGATCATACACCTGGGCCGAGAATTCTCATGAATTTCGTCTTACACCTTGGAATAATGATCCTGTAGAGGATCCTTCGGGAGAAGCTTTTTATATACGTGATGAGCAAACCGGGCAATTTTGGTCACCTACTCCGTTACCGGCCCGTGGGGCAACACCTTATGTAATTCGTCATGGATTTGGTTACACGGTATTCGAACACAGTGAATTCGGAATTGATTCCGAGCTGTGGATATATGTTGCAATGGATGCTCCGGTCAAATTTGCAGTTTTGAAGTTGTATAACAAATCGGGACGTTCACGTCGATTGTCAGTCACCGGATATTACGAATGGGTATTGGCTAACATGCGGCAGAAAAGTCTGCTACATGTCCAGACAGAGATAGACGTTAAAACCGGAGCCTTGTTTGCCCGAAACTTCTACAACCCTGATTTTGCAGGACGGGTAGCTTTTGTTGATGTGGGTGAAGCGCGCACATTGAGTGGTGACCGTAAAGAATTTATCGGTCAGAACGGAAACCTATCGCATCCTGCTGCAATGAAACATACTCGACTTTCTGGAAAAGTAGGAGCCGGGCTTGATCCTTGTGGTGCCGTACAAGTGGTGTTTGATTTGGCTGATGGACAGGATCGGGAGACTCGGTTCAGGCTTGGCTTTGCAAATAACAAGGAAGAAATGCGTCAACTGGTATTGCGTTTCCAAAAGACTGGTGCTACTCGTGAAGCGCTAGAAGAAGTATGGGCCTATTGGAACCATACCCTTGGAACTATAAATGTTGATACTCCTGATCCTTCAGTGAATGTAATGGCCAATGGTTGGCTGTTGTATCAGACTCTTAGTAGTAGAATATGGGCAAGGTCTGGTTTTTACCAGTCTGGCGGTGCCTATGGTTTCCGCGACCAGCTGCAGGATGTGATGGCGCTGGTGCATGCCGAGCCTGCCATTACCCGTAAACAGATACTTCGTGCAGCAGCTCATCAATTCCATGAAGGAGATGTTCAACATTGGTGGCATCCCCCCTTGGGACGCGGCGTGCGAACACATTTTTCTGACGACTACCTTTGGTTGCCATATGTTACATGCAAGTATGTGTCCTGCGTTGCCGACACTGGTATCCTCGACGAGATAATACCTTTCATTGAAGGCCGGACATTGCGATCCGACGAAGAATCTTATTATGATATGCCTGGTCGTTCTGATGAGTCTGCTACGCTCTATGAACATTGTGTAAGAAGCATTAAAAACGGGCTCAGATTTGGTAGTCACGGGTTACCCCTTATTGGATGTGGTGACTGGAATGATGGAATGAATCTGATTGGAAAGGAGGGACGTGGTGAGAGTGTATGGCTGGCTTTCTTCTTGTATGATGTGTTAACTAAATTCTCTAAAATAGCGATTCTGCGTAACGATAATGACTTTGCCGAAAGCTGTCTTGCGCATGCACATGATTTACAACTCAATATTGAGTTACATGCGTGGGATGGTGAATGGTATCGTCGTGCATACTTTGATAACGGAGAACCACTTGGATCTAAAATTAACCAGGAATGTTGTATTGATTCTTTGCCACAAAGTTGGTCCGTGATTAGTGGTGCTGGAAATTTGAGACGAACTGTGCAGGCTATGGATCAGGTTAACAAACAGCTGGTGAACCGCAACGATAACTTAATTCAGCTATTTACCCCACCTTTTGATAAATCTATCCTCAATCCGGGTTATATAAAAGGTTATGTTCCTGGTGTGCGTGAGAATGGTGGTCAGTACACACATGGTGCCATCTGGGCTGCCATGGCTTTTGCCCTCATGGGACAAACCGAACGCTCCTGGGAGCTTTTCGGTTTGCTAAATCCTGTACAGCATGGCAAAACAGCTGAACAGATTGCTATATATAAAGTGGAACCTTATGTTGTGGCGGCTGATGTGTATGCTTGTGCACCTCATACCGGTCGAGGCGGCTGGACATGGTACACTGGTTCTTCCTCTTGGATGTATCGTCTTCTGGTTGAAATGCTTTTGGGCGTAAACAGATTGGGAAATAAATTAAATCTGTTACCTTTGCTCCCTCAAAATTGGAATAGTTACAAAGTTCATTATCGTTTTGGAAAAACGGTGTATCATATCACCTTCAATCGTATCACAGACGACTCGTTGTCCCGTCTTATCCTTGATGGAAAAGAATTATCGGAAAAAACAGTGCTACCTTTAGAAGACGACTTGAAAGAACATTTTGTAGAAATGTGGTTGTAA